In a single window of the Gossypium hirsutum isolate 1008001.06 chromosome A13, Gossypium_hirsutum_v2.1, whole genome shotgun sequence genome:
- the LOC121212447 gene encoding nucleolar complex protein 3 homolog: MGKGKGKQRKQIILPPELPPEIADDDIEVSDEDLKFVDENKDYAGFVSRLDTHSINKQVTRVEGVNEDALEALYEKRRRKTLEHKENEKSVVQVDPVDALPVKSLDGEVYYRTFSQTAEVTENEGDIDKSVVKLTKAERRAKLKKTKKEAKKMGKELAKTEEVQPTQQEAALAEVKEDLTAEEAFEAKKRKLAELGMALLADPEANIKSLKEMLQFAKDGDHSILKLGLLSLLAVFKDIIPGYRIRLPTEKELEMKVSKEVKKMRFYESTLLSAYKGYLQKLLALEKQPRFHHVVVRCICTLLDAVPHFNFRESLLVAVVRNIGSSDDVVRRICYSTIKSLFTSEGKHGGEATVEAVRLIADHVKVHDCQLHPDSVEVLMSLSFDDDLGKPEVQEGNNKMKKNKKRKNFEESNQPQGNDRTRSKQETIAKMKEEVATDYKAVSYTPDVEERKRMQSETLSAVFETYFRILRHTMQSSVASSEANGNIISDGSGAHPLLAPCLSGLGKFSHLIDMDYIGDLMNYLKRLAARGSSSDSSAQKVQNLTLSERLHCCIVAFKVMRSNLDALNVDLQDFFVQLYNLVLEYRPGRDEGEVLAEAHKIMLCDDRQHDMQKAAAFIKRLATFALCFGSAESMAALVTLKQLLQRNVKCRNLLENDAGGGSVSGSIAKYQPYGSDPSLSGALASVLWELNLLSKHYHPAISTLASGISSMNSAQNQVYISISPQQAFKNLLLEAESFKYNQQGCTQKSNKRKGRSTALASTLASVEPPPIEENEVSKKLRRHFILLRDIKENERLRGELDRTASALQLYEEYKKQRKPATLTNKKSKKAKTTVGM; encoded by the exons aTGGGGAAGGGGAAGGGCAAGCAGCGGAAGCAGATAATTCTGCCCCCGGAACTCCCACCAGAAATAGCAGATGATGATATTGAAGTCTCTGACGAGGACCTTAAATTCGTGGATGAAAACAAAGACTACGCTGGCTTCGTCTCTCGCTTGGACACTCATTCTATTAACAA GCAAGTCACTCGGGTGGAGGGTGTGAATGAAGATGCTTTGGAGGCTTTGTATGAGAAGCGACGAAGGAAGACATTGGAGCACAAAGAGAATGAGAAAAGTGTTGTTCAAGTTGATCCTGTTGATGCCCTTCCTGTCAAGAGTTTGGATGGAGAAGTCTACTACCGTACAT TTTCCCAGACAGCAGAAGTGACTGAAAATGAAGGAGACATTGATAAGAGCGTAGTTAAGCTGACGAAAGCTGAAAGGAGAGCAAAGCTTAAAAAAACTAAGAAAGAGGCCAAGAAAATGGGGAAGGAATTGGCTAAAACTGAAGAAGTGCAACCAACTCAACAAGAAGCTGCACTA GCAGAGGTAAAAGAAGACCTCACGGCTGAGGAAGCATTTGAAGCCAAAAAGCGTAAGCTAGCTGAGCTTGGAATGGCACTACTTGCAGACCCAGAGGCAAACATTAAGTCTCTGAAAGAGATGTTGCAATTTGCCAAAGATGGTGATCACTCAATTCTAAAGCTTGGACTGCTGTCCTTGTTGGCTGTCTTCAAAGACATTATTCCAGG CTATCGGATTAGGCTACCTACTGAAAAAGAGCTAGAAATGAAAGTTTCCAAGGAAGTTAAGAAAATGCGATTCTATGAATCAACACTTCTTTCTGCTTACAAG GGATACCTGCAGAAGTTGTTAGCATTAGAAAAGCAGCCCAGGTTTCATCATGTTGTGGTTCGTTGTATTTGTACTTTGCTTGATGCTGTTCCTCACTTTAACTTCAGAGAAAGCTTGTTAGTAGCTGTTGTCAGAAACATAGGCTCCTCAGATGATGTTGTAAG GAGAATTTGTTATTCAACAATTAAGTCACTTTTTACCAGTGAGGGGAAACATGGTGGTGAAGCTACTGTTGAGGCTGTTCGGTTGATTGCAGATCATGTCAAAGTTCATGACTGTCAATTGCATCCTGATTCTGTTGAG GTTTTAATGTCTTTGTCATTTGATGATGATCTTGGGAAGCCTGAAGTTCAAGAAGGTAAtaacaaaatgaagaaaaataaaaagagaaagaatttTGAGGAGTCAAATCAGCCTCAAGGAAATGACAGAACGAGAAGTAAGCAAGAGACTATAGCTAAGATGAAGGAAGAG GTTGCTACAGACTATAAAGCTGTTTCCTATACTCCAGATGTTGAGGAACGGAAGAGGATGCAATCTGAGACACTTTCTGCTGTATTTGAGACATATTTCCGCATCTTGAGGCATACCATGCAATCATCTGTAGCCAG TTCTGAAGCAAATGGTAATATAATTTCGGATGGGTCTGGGGCACATCCTCTTCTAGCTCCTTGTTTAAGTGGTTTGGGGAAGTTTTCTCATCTGATTGACATGGATTACATTGGAGATCTTATGAATTATTTGAAAAGGCTTGCTGCTAGAGGTAGCAGCTCAGATAGTTCTGCCCAGAAAGTGCAAAATTTGACTCTGTCTGAGCGCCTTCACTGCTGCATTGTTGCTTTTAAAGTTATGAGGAGCAATCTTGATGCTTTGAATGTTGATTTACAAGATTTTTTTGTCCAGCTTTACAATCTTGTACTTGAATACAGGCCTGGAAG AGATGAAGGTGAAGTTTTAGCTGAGGCTCATAAGATAATGCTATGTGATGATAGGCAACATGACATGCAAAAGGCAGCTGCATTTATAAAACGCTTAGCCACATTCGCTTTGTGCTTTGGATCTGCTGAATCCATGGCTG CATTGGTAACATTAAAACAGCTTCTTCAGAGAAATGTGAAGTGCCGAAACCTATTAGAAAATGATGCTGGTGGTGGCTCTGTGTCAGGATCTATTGCT AAATACCAACCATATGGCTCAGACCCCAGCCTAAGTGGTGCACTTGCTTCGGTACTTTGGGAACTAAATCTTCTATCTAAACACTATCATCCGGCCATTTCAACACTGGCATCAGGCATCTCAAGCATGAATTCTGCACAGAACCAGGTTTATATCTCCATATCCCCTCAACAAGCTTTTAAGAACTTGTTGCTGGAAGCGGAGTCATTCAAGTACAACCAACAGGGCTGTACACAGAAGTCAAATAAGAGGAAAGGCAGAAGCACTGCACTTGCCTCAACATTGGCTAGTGTTGAACCTCCTCCGATAGAAGAAAATGAGGTGAGCAAGAAGCTCAGAAGGCATTTCATTCTTCTTCGGGACATTAAAGAGAACGAGAGATTAAGGGGTGAGTTGGATAGGACAGCATCAGCCCTACAGTTATATGAAGAATACAAGAAGCAACGGAAGCCAGCCACTCTGACAAACAAGAAAAGCAAAAAAGCAAAAACGACGGTTGGGATGTGA